The genomic interval CGGCTTTACGTTCAGCTTCCAAAGTGCGTTTTTCTAATTCCTCCAACCGCTTTTTAAGGTCATCGTTGGGCGATTTGGATTCAGAATGTTGGGAGCTTACATCCTTGGATTGTTGTGCTGTGGATTGTAAACTCCAGCTAGAAATGGCAAGGAAGAAAAGTAGGTATTTCATTGGGAAGGTAACTTCGAGGGTTAATCTGCTAGTGCTTTAATAATATCGTGGCGGGTAATAATTTTCATTTTTCCGTAGGCATCCTTCACTAAAACGGCAGCATGCGATTTTAACTGTTGACTGATGTCTTCTATTCCGGCTTCATTGTTTACTATCGGAAAAGCGGGTTGCATAATTTCTTTAACCAATCCTGATTTCAGTTCCGGGTTTTCAACCAATTTAGCAAAAAGCTGGTGTTCACTTACTGAACCTACCATTTCAGAGTCCTGAATAACAGGCAACTGAGAAACATCGCTTCCGGTAATGATGGCAATAGCATCGGCAATGGTGGTTTCAGGAGTAATAGAAACCAATTGCTGTTGATTAACCTTTTTAAGGATATCGTAGGCGGTAGTTTTATCGCTTCTATCCAACATGCCGCGTTCCTTCATCCAATCGTCGTTGAAAATTTTACCAACGTACCGGCTTCCATGGTCGTGGAAAATAACCACTACTACATCTTCCGGTTTAAGTTGATCTTTCAATTGAAGCAATCCGGCAACGGCCGAACCTGCGCTATTTCCAACAAAAATTCCTTCTTCCCTTGCCAACCGACGGGTCATTAACATGCCATCTTTGTCGGTAACCTTTTCAAATTGGTCAATTACTTTAAAATCCACATTGGCCGGCAAAATATCTTCTCCAATGCCTTCTGTCAAATAACTGTAAATTTCATTGGTATCAAAAATTCCGGTTTCGTGGTATTTCTTGAAAACCGATCCATAGGTGTCAATTCCCCAAATCTTAATAGCCGGATTTTTCTCCTTCAAGTATTTCCCGGTTCCACAAATGGTACCACCGGTTCCAACACCTACCACCAAATGGGTTATCTTTCCTTCGGTTTGTTTCCAAATTTCCGGACCTGTTGTGAGGTAATGGGCTTTGGTATTGCTTAAATTATCGTATTGATTTGGGTAGAATGAATTGGGAATTTCTTGTGAAAGTCGGCGAGCTACGGAATAATAGCTTCTGGGATCTTCCGGCATTACATTGGTTGGAGTTACCACTACTTCTGCACCAACCGCACGCAAGATGTCCATCTTTTCCTTGGATTGTTTATCCGGCATGGTGCAAATCAGTTTATAGCCTTTTACTATGGAGGCAATCGCTAATCCCATTCCTGTATTCCCTGAAGTACCTTCAATGATGGTTCCTCCGGGCTTTAATTTTCCTTCCTTTTCGGCATCTTCAATCATTTGAACTGCCATGCGGTCTTTAATGCTATTGCCCGGATTAAAGGTCTCTACCTTTGCTAATACGGTGCAAGGCAAGTCTTTAACCACCTTGTTAAGTTTAACCATGGGCGTGTTACCAATGGTTTCCAATATGTTTTTTGCGTAATCCATTATGCTGCAAATTTAGCCCTGTTTAAATACCAAATGGGCTTGGTTTGAAACAATAAATAACAAGTTTGTAACAGATTTAAGAGGCTTATTCCTTCTTCGCTTTTTTCAATTTCGGGATGCATTTGTGCCTATGGAATCAAGTGCTTTAGCAGGTTTTGCTTATAAAGCACAGTAGGTCGGGTTGATTTTAATATTTTATTTTAAGTATGCGGGCCCCCTCCGCCACCCTAAATTTGTGCTTAATCTCAAACAGCTAGCAATAGGCGTTCGGGTCACGCTTTCGGCTGTAGTCCTCGGCCCACTTGGCTAGCGCCGCGTGGTCCTGTGGGCTACTTGCCTCTATCGTTGCCCGAGGTGCAACCTCATACTGTAGTACCTTTTCCAATAGTATATAAAAAATTGTCCAAAACGGTTCAGGGTCTGCTGATAAGGTCAGA from Bacteroidia bacterium carries:
- a CDS encoding pyridoxal-phosphate dependent enzyme, with the protein product MDYAKNILETIGNTPMVKLNKVVKDLPCTVLAKVETFNPGNSIKDRMAVQMIEDAEKEGKLKPGGTIIEGTSGNTGMGLAIASIVKGYKLICTMPDKQSKEKMDILRAVGAEVVVTPTNVMPEDPRSYYSVARRLSQEIPNSFYPNQYDNLSNTKAHYLTTGPEIWKQTEGKITHLVVGVGTGGTICGTGKYLKEKNPAIKIWGIDTYGSVFKKYHETGIFDTNEIYSYLTEGIGEDILPANVDFKVIDQFEKVTDKDGMLMTRRLAREEGIFVGNSAGSAVAGLLQLKDQLKPEDVVVVIFHDHGSRYVGKIFNDDWMKERGMLDRSDKTTAYDILKKVNQQQLVSITPETTIADAIAIITGSDVSQLPVIQDSEMVGSVSEHQLFAKLVENPELKSGLVKEIMQPAFPIVNNEAGIEDISQQLKSHAAVLVKDAYGKMKIITRHDIIKALAD